A portion of the Pseudorasbora parva isolate DD20220531a chromosome 1, ASM2467924v1, whole genome shotgun sequence genome contains these proteins:
- the LOC137069664 gene encoding uncharacterized protein, producing MDDLLKCLTEVSLRQQQITEHLAARQQKVEEEVAALRLAPAQHVPLPDPRVRATQILPKLTGHDDIELFLQLFETTAVRENWDRSEWARLLGPLLTGEAQQAYFSLPTERADNYDALKREILGRLGLSSISAAQLFHDWEYKPRRPARAQAAELSRLSRHWLLEGTSTAGQVAERVTIDRLLRALPPPTRRAVGMTNPTSISELVEAIELAEAAMHRDPGERAPSFPRRVVQERRAPEGTQRAVHRPAAPGPIDEPMPTEEPVPPVRTWLAGCVVHQEPPRGAPRSEVKLNGRPVLALLDSGSSVSLVQAAILPPQRNSKTQLPITCVHGDTRYVPARRVTISAGPGTWPLEVGIVKDLPVAVLLGRDWPGFEELLQTSAQPASQAGSRPRERRGRRRRTTQAALLASDSGRDGESPSQTPNVFFDVFQQVQGGGSFAKAQLEDDRLKNCWTQVRAVDGQDHHPAPHPLPHFIVRNGLLYCVAQRRGEVKELLVVPRTKTEMIMELAHGHPMAGHLGVANTIQRIRDRFHWPGLDGEVKRFCQACPTCQRTAPRAPPPSPLIPLPIIGVPFERIGMDLVGPLPKSARGHEHILVIVDYATRYPEAVPLRKATAKNIAHELFLLCTRVGIPAEILTDQGTPFMSRLMADLCRLLQVKQLRTTVYHPQTDGLVERFNQTLKQMLRRVAAEDKRDWDLMLPYVLFGIREVPQASTGFTPFELLFGRQPRGLLDVAREAWEQQQPAPLRSAIEHVREMRERIEKVMPLVREHLTKAQQSQQQRYDRAAQPREFQPGDRVLVLVPTSTCKFLATWQGPYTVVERVGPVNYRLRQPGRRREEQLYHVNLLKRWVGTREQLAALASVDPLVVDVGDHLAAAQKTELNHLVRQFSDVFSTRPGQTNVIQHDIRTPPGVIVRQRPYRVPEARRQAIEDEICEMLKLGVIEPSRSAWSSPIVMVPKPDGTLRFCNDFRRLNEVSEFDGYPMPRVDELLERLGRARYITTLDLTKGYWQVPLTNSAKEKTAFSTPSGHWQYRTLPFGLHGAPATFQRMMDILLRPHQAYAAAYLDDVVIHSETWQDHLERLRRVLLELRRAGLTANPRKCHLALAEAQYLGFRVGRGLIQPQQRKVDAILTAPRPETKTQVRAFLGLAGYYRCFIPNFSSLASPLTDLTRKGQPEKVKWDDALDKTFRAIKTSLTTEPVLRAPDFNCPFLLQTDASDTGLGAVLSQVQEGEEHPVTYISRKLTPAETRYAAVEKEALAIKWAVLELRYYLLGRRFTLMTDHAPLQWMARAKDTNARVTRWFLALQDFHFTVEHRAGTANSNADGLSRLWSAYAGLSGRTPRPPLCSPTYATNCHYRTSATLRGGECDKSPELSSASPWQLMENTCTRSARAGSSQLQAIRPGLKSLDSGTPV from the coding sequence atggaTGACCTGCTAAAATGCCTTACCGAAGTGAGTCTGCGGCAGCAACAGATCACCGAGCATCTGGCGGCTCGCCAGCAAAAAGTTGAAGAGGAAGTCGCCGCTCTCCGCCTTGCCCCTGCCCAGCACGTTCCGCTGCCTGATCCGCGCGTCCGCGCCACCCAGATACTGCCAAAGTTAACCGGCCATGACGACATCGAGCTGTTCTTGCAGCTATTTGAGACCACGGCGGTTCGGGAGAACTGGGACCGGAGCGAATGGGCGCGGCTGCTGGGACCCCTGTTGACCGGTGAGGCACAACAAGCATACTTTTCGTTACCCACTGAAAGGGCTGATAATTATGATGCATTAAAGAGAGAAATCCTCGGACGCCTCGGGCTGTCGTCCATCTCAGCAGCCCAATTGTTTCACGACTGGGAGTACAAGCCTCGTCGCCCAGCCCGCGCCCAGGCCGCTGAACTCTCCAGACTGTCCCGACACTGGCTGCTCGAAGGAACATCCACCGCGGGTCAGGTAGCGGAGCGTGTCACGATCGACCGTCTGCTCCGAGCTCTCCCACCGCCCACGAGGAGGGCGGTGGGAATGACGAATCCAACCTCCATCAGCGAGCTCGTCGAAGCCATCGAGTTGGCGGAGGCGGCGATGCACCGCGACCCTGGGGAGCGAGCGCCGTCTTTCCCCCGGagggtggtccaggagcgacGCGCGCCGGAAGGTACCCAGCGCGCAGTACACAGGCCTGCGGCTCCCGGCCCAATCGACGAGCCGATGCCCACGGAGGAACCGGTCCCACCGGTACGTACATGGTTGGCTGGCTGTGTCGTCCATCAAGAGCCGCCCCGCGGAGCCCCGCGGTCGGAGGTGAAACTAAATGGGCGGCCAGTTCTGGCCCTTCTCGACTCGGGGAGCTCGGTCAGTCTCGTCCAGGCCGCCATCCTACCGCCCCAGAGGAACTCCAAGACCCAACTTCCGATCACCTGTGTACACGGCGACACTCGTTATGTCCCGGCCCGCCGAGTGACGATCTCCGCTGGCCCGGGCACCTGGCCGCTGGAAGTGGGAATTGTGAAGGACCTTCCCGTGGCCGTACTCCTCGGACGGGACTGGCCGGGCTTTGAAGAACTGCTGCAGACCTCCgcccagccagccagccaggcCGGGAGCCGCCCCCGAGAGCGGCGCGGTCGGAGAAGGAGGACGACCCAGGCCGCTCTGTTGGCGTCGGACAGCGGGAGAGATGGTGAGTCCCCCTCCCAAACTCCTAATGTCTTCTTTGATGTATTCCAACAGGTCCAGGGAGGGGGCTCCTTCGCGAAGGCCCAGTTGGAGGATGACCGCCTCAAGAACTGCTGGACTCAGGTCCGGGCAGTCGATGGCCAGGACCATCATCCAGCGCCCCATCCTCTCCCGCATTTCATCGTTCGGAACGGCCTGTTGTACTGTGTCGCCCAGCGGAGGGGGGAGGTCAAAGAGCTCCTCGTGGTGCCGAGGACCAAGACAGAAATGATCATGGAACTCGCCCATGGCCATCCGATGGCCGGTCACCTGGGAGTCGCCAACACCATCCAGCGGATCCGGGACCGGTTCCACTGGCCAGGCTTGGATGGGGAAGTGAAGCGTTTCTGTCAGGCCTGTCCCACCTGCCAACGGACCGCACCACGAGCGCCTCCCCCCAGCCCGCTCATTCCGCTTCCCATCATCGGGGTACCTTTCGAGCGAATCGGAATGGACCTGGTGGGGCCGTTGCCTAAGTCTGCCCGGGGACACGAGCACATCCTGGTGATCGTCGACTACGCCACCCGGTATCCAGAGGCAGTTCCCCTGAGGAAGGCCACGGCCAAAAACATCGCCCACGAGCTGTTCCTCCTCTGCACCCGAGTCGGCATCCCAGCGGAGATACTGACGGACCAAGGGACCCCCTTTATGTCCCGGCTGATGGCCGACCTCTGCCGGCTGCTGCAGGTAAAGCAACTCCGCACCACGGTATACCACCCACAGACAGACGGCCTCGTAGAACGGTTTAATCAAACCTTGAAGCAGATGCTCCGGCGTGTGGCAGCGGAAGATAAGAGAGACTGGGACCTGATGCTCCCATACGTCCTGTTCGGCATCAGGGAAGTGCCCCAAGCATCCACGGGATTCACCCCATTCGAGTTGCTCTTTGGCCGTCAGCCGAGGGGTCTCCTGGACGTGGCCCGTGAGGCCTGGGAACAGCAGCAGCCGGCACCTCTCCGCTCCGCCATTGAACACGTGAGAGAGATGCGTGAGCGGATCGAGAAGGTCATGCCATTAGTCCGGGAACACCTCACCAAGGCGCAGCAGTCCCAACAACAGAGGTACGACCGGGCGGCCCAGCCACGAGAGTTTCAACCAGGGGATCGAGTCCTGGTGCTGGTCCCCACCTCCACGTGCAAGTTCCTCGCGACCTGGCAAGGTCCGTACACCGTCGTGGAACGAGTGGGGCCCGTCAACTATCGGCTGCGCCAGCCGGGTCGCCGGCGAGAAGAGCAGCTATATCACGTTAACCTGCTGAAGAGGTGGGTGGGGACCCGAGAACAGCTCGCCGCGTTGGCTTCCGTCGATCCCCTGGTTGTAGACGTCGGGGACCATCTGGCGGCCGCCCAGAAGACGGAGTTGAACCATCTGGTCCGTCAGTTCTCTGATGTGTTCTCCACCCGTCCCGGGCAGACCAACGTCATCCAGCACGACATCCGAACGCCACCAGGGGTCATCGTGAGGCAGCGGCCCTATCGGGTCCCAGAGGCTCGGAGACAGGCCATCGAGGATGAAATTTGTGAGATGCTCAAGTTAGGGGTAATCGAACCATCCCGCAGCGCCTGGTCCAGCCCAATCGTCATGGTACCGAAGCCGGATGGCACCCTCCGGTTCTGTAACGACTTCCGCCGGCTCAACGAGGTCTCGGAGTTCGATGGCTACCCGATGCCCCGTGTCGACGAGCTACTGGAACGTCTGGGGAGGGCCCGGTACATCACGACACTCGACCTCACCAAAGGATACTGGCAAGTCCCCCTCACGAACTCCGCTAAGGAGAAAACGGCGTTCTCTACTCCCAGTGGGCACTGGCAATACCGGACCCTCCCCTTCGGCCTCCACGGGGCACCGGCGACGTTCCAGAGGATGATGGACATCCTCCTGCGTCCTCACCAAGCCTACGCCGCCGCCTACCTCGACGACGTGGTCATCCACTCCGAGACCTGGCAGGACCACCTGGAGCGGCTCCGGAGGGTGCTCCTGGAACTCCGGCGGGCTGGGCTGACCGCCAACCCCCGGAAATGTCATCTGGCCCTCGCCGAGGCTCAGTACCTGGGGTTCCGGGTGGGTAGAGGGCTGATCCAGCCACAACAAAGAAAGGTCGACGCCATCCTGACAGCGCCCCGCCCGGAGACCAAGACCCAGGTACGAGCCTTTTTGGGGTTGGCGGGCTACTATCGCTGTTTTATCCCTAACTTCTCCTCCTTAGCATCTCCCCTGACAGACCTGACCAGGAAGGGGCAGCCGGAGAAGGTGAAGTGGGATGACGCGCTGGATAAGACCTTCCGGGCCATCAAGACCTCGCTGACCACGGAACCGGTCTTGAGGGCGCCCGACTTCAACTGCCCCTTCCTGCTGCAGACGGACGCCTCCGACACGGGCCTCGGAGCGGTCCTCTCCCAAGTCCAGGAGGGTGAGGAGCACCCCGTCACCTACATCAGCCGTAAGCTGACCCCAGCCGAAACCAGGTATGCGGCGGTGGAGAAGGAAGCCCTGGCCATTAAGTGGGCGGTCCTGGAGCTCCGCTACTACCTGCTGGGACGCCGCTTCACTCTGATGACGGATCACGCCCCGCTTCAGTGGATGGCCCGCGCTAAGGACACCAACGCCAGAGTGACGCGGTGGTTCCTGGCGCTCCAGGACTTCCACTTCACAGTGGAACATCGGGCCGGGACGGCCAATTCCAACGCCGACGGACTCTCCAGGCTGTGGTCAGCTTACGCAGGTCTGTCAGGGCGCACTCCCCGCCCACCCCTATGTTCCCCAACGTATGCCACTAACTGTCATTACAGGACCAGCGCGACGCTTAGGGGGGGGGAGTGTGACAAGTCTCCCGAgctctcatcagcgtcgccctggcaaTTGATGGAAAACACCTGCACACGATCAGCACGGGCCGGATCGTCACAGCTGCAGGCCATCAGGCCCGGGCTTAAAAGCCTCGACTCTGGGACACCAGTTTGA